GATTCAGGAGCCCATCGTCCGCGACCGCGCCGACCGTTCGCATTTTGTTTCTCTGCTTTTCGCCTGTTCCCTGACCCACCAGCCGGACGAATCGATGCGCTTTTTCAACGGCCAACCACAAGCCGGACAGTGGGCTTGGCATAAGGGATGCCCGGGGAATGTGCTGCCGATCCATCGACTCATGTATCGGCATGTGCTGGAATCAAAAACGATAGGCAACTGTTCAAGACCTTTTCAAGAAAGGCTTGGATATGAAAGCCTTTGTCAGGGCTTCGCCCCGAACCCCACCAGGACTCCGTCCTGGACCTGCCAGGGAGCCAGCCCCCTGGACCCCGATTCGTTACCGGGTGCTGAATAGTTGTCACAACAAACTGAAATGTGCGGCCTCGCCG
This portion of the Magnetococcales bacterium genome encodes:
- a CDS encoding NUDIX hydrolase → MHTLERAIAAVDAAANNPNEGLPEPVFLMVSRLTPMVNVDLLIQNPTDGTTLLTWRNDRFHGEGWHIPGGIVRFKETFAERIHQVARQELGAKVRFDPQPLMIQEPIVRDRADRSHFVSLLFACSLTHQPDESMRFFNGQPQAGQWAWHKGCPGNVLPIHRLMYRHVLESKTIGNCSRPFQERLGYESLCQGFAPNPTRTPSWTCQGASPLDPDSLPGAE